From Parasteatoda tepidariorum isolate YZ-2023 chromosome 1, CAS_Ptep_4.0, whole genome shotgun sequence, one genomic window encodes:
- the LOC107441621 gene encoding protein farnesyltransferase subunit beta encodes MHRTTKQKKTNINLRCLKPDYEKLRFNDGGLDTVTSSEQIEVEESVEKCIQAFKNVVEMNPKGPFLERDAHLRFLKQGLTVPSGMEVLDASRPWLCYWILHSIELLGEPIPSDIKSHIIEFLRACQHPNGGFGGGPGQDAHLAPTYAAVNALCILGETRAFEVIDRDKLVNFLFRMKQPDGSFIMHEGSESDIRGVYCALSVAMLTSVWCSKLVKKTAQWVSRCQTYEGGFGGIPGMEAHGGYTFCGLASLMLLQEGNLVNIHSLLRWLVFKQMSYEGGFQGRTNKLVDSCYSFWQGGTFPIIHRLLNRTVPDNLSREFWMFDQRALQEYLLICCQAPHGGMIDKPERSRDFYHTCYSLSGLSISQHFYNSNNMKDWIVGHKNNELVQTHPIYNICVPSAVSAIKYFGNLPKPKSLEDIITNDILDDDDSGNTDS; translated from the coding sequence atgcATCGCACAACAAAGCAGAAAAAAACGAACATAAATCTCCGCTGCTTAAAGCCGGATTAtgaaaaattacgttttaacGATGGAGGCTTGGATACCGTCACATCTTCGGAGCAAATCGAGGTGGAAGAATCGGTTGAAAAATGCATTCAAGCTTTTAAGAACGTTGTTGAAATGAATCCTAAAGGCCCATTTCTCGAAAGAGATGCTCATTTACGTTTTCTCAAACAAGGATTGACTGTACCGAGTGGCATGGAAGTTCTTGATGCCAGTCGACCCTGGTTATGTTATTGGATTTTACATTCCATTGAACTTCTGGGTGAACCCATCCCATCTGATATTAAATCTCATATTATAGAGTTTCTCAGAGCATGTCAGCATCCAAATGGTGGTTTTGGAGGTGGACCCGGTCAAGATGCACATTTGGCACCCACATACGCCGCTGTTAATGCACTCTGCATTTTAGGAGAAACAAGAGCTTTTGAAGTAATTGATCGCGACAAGTTAGTCAACTTTTTATTTCGAATGAAACAGCCAGATGGATCTTTCATAATGCACGAAGGCTCCGAAAGTGACATTAGAGGCGTGTATTGCGCATTATCAGTCGCAATGCTCACGAGTGTTTGGTGCAGCAAATTGGTAAAAAAGACTGCTCAATGGGTATCAAGATGCCAGACTTATGAAGGAGGGTTTGGGGGTATCCCTGGTATGGAAGCTCATGGGGGGTACACTTTCTGCGGTCTTGCGTCTTTGATGCTGTTGCAAGAAGGGAATTTAGTTAATATTCATAGCTTGTTGAGGTGGCTTGTGTTTAAACAAATGAGCTACGAAGGAGGGTTCCAAGGACGAACCAATAAACTTGTGGATAGCTGCTATTCTTTCTGGCAAGGAGGTACTTTCCCGATAATTCACCGACTATTGAACAGAACTGTTCCGGATAATCTGAGTAGAGAGTTTTGGATGTTCGATCAAAGGGCTCTACAAGAGTATTTGCTGATATGTTGCCAAGCACCACATGGTGGTATGATTGATAAACCAGAAAGATCCAGGGACTTTTATCATACCTGTTATTCCTTAAGTGGACTTTCGATTTCTcaacatttttacaattctaATAATATGAAGGATTGGATTGTTGgtcataaaaataatgagttaGTACAAACGCATCCAATTTACAATATATGTGTCCCAAGTGCTGTTTcagctattaaatattttggaaacttGCCAAAGCCAAAAAGTTTAGAAGATATCATTACAAATGATATCCTTGACGATGATGATTCTGGAAATACCGATTCCTAA
- the LOC107441622 gene encoding uncharacterized protein, with amino-acid sequence MERQIFIENLYPDVDAYLLCRDFRQFGNILSVSIDYDDQFVSLMKGQIVFQKPSSAKAALKMNGQCLYGRPLVVKLAGGKPNLRKINRIFTKIFVKNFDLSWDDLDLEQKFENFGEVVHVEISKTDGKSNGYGFVTFKEHTSAEKAAKEMNDKVFGEKVLRVEPYLPKDVREGLNSKSLDHAKDMLVKATQLNNLHVKNLPKSTDEKELRKLFEVFGEVTSVKIARDDSQNSRGFGFVCFKNEKDAETALFRMKDYSFHSNILEVNYNQSKEQRQHYLQLVKTENQQKKPFKEFNKKPPGGKSVESGTRHAAPLFSFSMKR; translated from the coding sequence ATGGAGaggcaaatttttattgaaaatctcTATCCTGATGTAGATGCATATCTGTTATGCAGAGATTTCAGGCAATTTGGGAATATTTTATCTGTAAGCATTGACTATGATGACCAGTTTGTTTCATTAATGAAAGGGCAAATAGTCTTTCAGAAACCATCAAGTGCAAAAGCTGCTCTAAAGATGAACGGCCAATGTCTATATGGCAGACCTCTAGTGGTAAAATTGGCTGGTGGTAAACCAAatcttcgaaaaataaatagaatttttacaaagatttttgTGAAGAACTTTGATCTCTCCTGGGATGATTTGGATCTTGagcaaaagtttgaaaattttggtgAGGTTGTTCATGTTGAGATATCAAAGACTGATGGTAAATCGAATGGCTATggatttgttacttttaaagaGCACACCTCTGCAGAGAAAGCTGCCAAAGAAATGAATGATAAAGTGTTTGGTGAAAAAGTGTTAAGAGTTGAGCCGTACTTACCCAAGGATGTGAGAGAAGGCTTGAACTCAAAATCTTTGGATCATGCAAAAGATATGCTAGTTAAAGCAACTCAACTCAACAACTTGCATgtgaaaaatttaccaaaaagcACTGATGAGAAAGAATTGAGGAAATTGTTTGAAGTTTTTGGAGAAGTCACAAGTGTTAAAATTGCTCGTGATGATTCCCAAAATAGTAGAGGGTTtggatttgtttgttttaagaatgaaaaagatGCTGAAACAGCTCTTTTCAGAATGAAGGACTATTCCTTCCATTCAAATATTTTGGAGGTAAATTACAATCAAAGTAAAGAACAACGTCAACACTATCTGCAGCTTGTCAAGACAGAAAATCAGCAAAAGAAACCTTTTAAAGAGTTCAATAAAAAACCACCTGGCGGGAAAAGCGTAGAGTCCGGCACTCGTCATGCTGCAcccttgttttctttttccatGAAGCGCTag